The following proteins are encoded in a genomic region of Nonomuraea muscovyensis:
- a CDS encoding FdrA family protein gives MTLTDVVLVRPGVYHDSVALMRVSRSMRELPGMEVALVAMATELNLALARDLGFELPAAGPGDLLVALRGRDLEGAAEELDRRLAPLSGARAREAGGGGEQPPRTTRSAARQPADLVLVSVPGEHAFAEALDAVLAGLDVMVFSDGVPVHQEVLLKRLADERGVLVMGPDCGTAVVAGVGLGFANVLRPGPVGVVAASGTGAQQVTSLLDLAGVGTGHVLGVGGRDLSAEVGGRSTLRALRMLDDDPATELIVLVSKPPDPSVAGAVREAVAGLGTPVVTAFAGERDLTAAAEEALRALGRPVPAWPRWPAGPPAAGTHGSRPEGRDEPRPAGRNGSRAEGERGGRLLGVYAGGTLCTEARLIAGRGEFTDYGDDAYTRGRAHPMIDPTLRLEALSRAEPGDVVLLDVVLGHGADPDPAAALAPALARCPATAVVALVGTEGDPQGLHRQAEALARAGATVFASNAQAARYAKDAR, from the coding sequence ATGCGGGAGCTGCCGGGCATGGAGGTGGCGCTCGTCGCCATGGCCACGGAGCTCAACCTGGCGCTGGCCCGCGACCTGGGCTTCGAGCTGCCCGCGGCCGGTCCCGGCGACCTGCTGGTCGCCCTGCGCGGCCGCGATCTGGAGGGCGCCGCCGAGGAGCTGGACCGCCGCCTGGCGCCGCTGTCCGGCGCGCGCGCCCGGGAGGCAGGCGGCGGGGGCGAGCAGCCGCCGCGCACCACCCGCTCGGCGGCCCGGCAGCCGGCGGACCTGGTGCTGGTGTCGGTGCCCGGCGAGCACGCCTTCGCCGAGGCGCTGGACGCGGTGCTGGCGGGGCTCGACGTCATGGTCTTCAGCGACGGCGTGCCCGTCCACCAGGAGGTCCTGCTCAAGCGGCTGGCCGACGAGCGCGGCGTGCTCGTCATGGGCCCCGACTGCGGCACCGCCGTGGTCGCCGGCGTGGGGCTCGGCTTCGCCAACGTGCTGCGGCCCGGCCCGGTCGGCGTCGTCGCGGCGTCCGGCACCGGAGCCCAGCAGGTCACCTCGCTGCTGGACCTGGCCGGCGTCGGGACCGGCCACGTGCTCGGGGTCGGCGGGCGCGATCTGTCGGCCGAGGTGGGCGGGCGTTCGACGCTGCGCGCCCTGCGCATGCTGGACGACGACCCGGCCACCGAGCTGATCGTGCTCGTCTCCAAACCGCCCGACCCGTCCGTCGCCGGGGCCGTACGGGAAGCGGTGGCCGGCCTGGGCACTCCGGTCGTGACCGCGTTCGCCGGGGAGCGCGACCTGACGGCGGCGGCGGAGGAGGCGCTGCGCGCGCTCGGCCGGCCGGTGCCCGCCTGGCCGCGCTGGCCCGCCGGACCGCCCGCAGCGGGCACGCACGGGTCGCGGCCGGAGGGCCGTGACGAGCCACGGCCGGCAGGCCGGAACGGGTCACGGGCGGAGGGCGAGCGGGGCGGGAGGCTGCTCGGCGTCTACGCGGGCGGCACCCTGTGCACCGAGGCCCGGCTGATCGCGGGACGGGGCGAGTTCACCGACTACGGCGACGACGCCTACACGCGAGGCCGCGCCCACCCGATGATCGACCCCACGCTGCGTCTGGAGGCGCTCTCCCGCGCCGAGCCAGGGGACGTGGTGCTGCTCGACGTGGTCCTCGGCCACGGCGCCGACCCCGACCCGGCCGCGGCCCTGGCGCCCGCCCTCGCGCGCTGCCCGGCGACGGCCGTCGTCGCGCTGGTCGGCACCGAGGGCGACCCGCAGGGGCTGCACCGCCAGGCGGAGGCGCTCGCGCGGGCGGGGGCCACCGTGTTCGCCTCCAACGCCCAGGCCGCCCGGTACGCGAAGGACGCGCGATGA
- a CDS encoding oxamate carbamoyltransferase subunit AllG family protein produces MTLLSGPPHVITVGAGLLRESLAAQAVTTTPVDWRPPLPGTEGALARVLADPRLPAANERAVARLISARPVLSAVRRASEVLELGGMTFLHAGPPITWERASGPLRGALIGAMLLEGYAHDEEDAERRLASGEVRLEPCHHHGTVGPMAGVVSPSMWMFEVRDAEHGGVAYCSLNEGLGKVLRYGAYGPEVLERLGWMDRVLGPVLSAAIELAGPIDLRGMIAQALQMGDELHNRNRAATSLLLRELAPAVVDASPRDAAEVLRFVGGNDHFFLNAGMAAGKVATDAARGVPGSSLVVAMARNGTDFGVQVSGLGDRWFTGPAGVPDGLYLGAYGPADANPDIGDSTITETSGLGGFAMAAAPAIVRFVGGEVADAVAATRSMYEITLAEHPAFQIPGLGFRGTPVGIDVTLVARTGLLPVVNTGIAGRLAGTGQVGAGLVRPPVEAFTAALLALAESAKDPL; encoded by the coding sequence ATGACGCTGCTCTCCGGCCCGCCCCACGTGATCACGGTCGGCGCGGGACTGCTGCGCGAGTCGCTGGCCGCCCAGGCCGTCACGACGACGCCGGTGGACTGGCGGCCGCCGCTGCCCGGCACCGAGGGGGCCCTGGCGCGGGTGCTGGCCGATCCGCGGCTGCCCGCCGCCAACGAGCGGGCCGTCGCCCGGCTGATCTCCGCGCGTCCCGTGCTGTCGGCCGTGCGGCGGGCGTCTGAGGTCCTGGAGCTGGGCGGCATGACGTTCCTGCACGCCGGGCCGCCCATCACCTGGGAGCGCGCTTCGGGGCCGCTGCGCGGCGCGCTGATCGGCGCGATGCTGCTGGAGGGGTACGCCCACGACGAGGAGGACGCCGAGCGCAGGCTGGCCTCCGGGGAGGTGCGTCTGGAGCCGTGCCACCACCACGGGACCGTCGGGCCGATGGCGGGGGTGGTCAGCCCGTCGATGTGGATGTTCGAGGTCCGCGACGCGGAGCACGGCGGGGTGGCGTACTGCTCGCTCAACGAGGGCCTGGGCAAGGTGCTGCGCTACGGCGCGTACGGCCCGGAGGTACTGGAGCGGCTGGGCTGGATGGACCGCGTGCTCGGCCCGGTGCTGTCGGCCGCGATCGAGCTGGCCGGGCCGATCGACCTGCGCGGCATGATCGCGCAGGCCCTGCAGATGGGCGACGAGCTGCACAACCGCAACCGCGCCGCCACCTCGCTGCTGCTGCGCGAGCTGGCCCCCGCCGTGGTGGACGCCTCGCCGCGCGACGCCGCCGAGGTGCTGAGGTTCGTCGGCGGCAACGACCACTTCTTCCTCAACGCCGGCATGGCCGCGGGCAAGGTGGCCACGGACGCGGCCCGGGGCGTGCCCGGCTCGTCGCTGGTCGTCGCCATGGCGCGCAACGGCACGGACTTCGGGGTGCAGGTGTCGGGGCTGGGCGACCGGTGGTTCACCGGGCCGGCGGGAGTGCCCGACGGGCTCTATCTCGGCGCGTACGGGCCGGCGGACGCCAATCCCGACATCGGCGATTCGACGATCACCGAAACGTCGGGGCTGGGCGGATTCGCGATGGCGGCGGCCCCGGCGATCGTGCGATTCGTGGGCGGCGAGGTGGCGGACGCGGTGGCGGCCACGCGATCCATGTACGAGATCACGCTTGCCGAGCATCCGGCGTTCCAGATCCCGGGGCTCGGATTCCGCGGCACGCCGGTCGGGATCGACGTCACGCTGGTCGCCAGGACGGGCCTGCTGCCCGTGGTCAACACCGGTATCGCGGGGCGGCTGGCCGGCACCGGCCAGGTGGGCGCGGGCCTGGTGAGACCGCCGGTGGAAGCGTTTACCGCGGCATTGCTGGCCCTCGCCGAATCGGCGAAAGATCCCCTTTAG
- a CDS encoding serine/threonine-protein kinase translates to MAADRVLSGPGAEGNAAQSPATGTGRLIGRRYRLMSPVGRGGMGMVWHAHDVLLDRAVAVKELILPFGLDHAGKQVAHRRMLREARSAARLTHPGIVTVHDVVEEDGRPWIVMELVRAWSLEQAVRQSGPLPVLQVAEIGIRVLDALRHAHAAGILHRDVKPGNVLLTSDRVVLTDFGIAAIEGDVTITQTGLLMGSPAYVPPERLSGQPITQAADLWSFGATLYAAVEGRPPYEGPDAIAVLGAVLTQEPTRPERAGGLLPVIEGLLRKNPAERLTAEQVGDALERVLHVHGSARPRTPDAPAPLPSRQDLPAGLPEAPSGPMPSRIVETPSGPVRVPYDPLEGQSDGYEGLSGAAAGPAERFDAFASASGPLRLPESPDGPHEPGRGPLTGPPGDHDHTTGGYPSRDLPSGAYPSQDRSSGAYPSRDLPSGTYPSHDLASGAYPSRDLPSGTYPSHDLPSGAYPSHDLTSGAYPSQDHASGAYPSHDLTAGANPSRDPSAGARPGPAGGSPFGASPGLRVVPDLPPDPPVSPGALPAPGRPGTAGSPPPILPLTTGSRAALWPLPSDDDLRNHSRDLSREVSGGRLAAPPSAGDRPAKGRRVPGEQGNGWVRDGRPTPRLIVTAVAAVSAVTAATVFFAFSGGDPAPQAGTPSASAEAPAQPLQAVAVPDGYKEHAAAGFTAAVPDGWKATTSGDEATFTGPKDSGVRFLVQQATPQPDGGLAELTRAEADGGVESYIQVRLQAAQFRTWKAADWEYTYTRSNGVPMHAMTRYVTIDDGTAFKITFDMPELAWDDQAEARKVFLDTFRQTT, encoded by the coding sequence ATGGCAGCCGACCGCGTGCTCAGCGGGCCCGGCGCGGAGGGGAACGCGGCGCAGAGCCCGGCGACCGGCACGGGGCGCCTCATCGGCCGGCGCTACCGGCTGATGTCGCCGGTGGGCCGGGGCGGCATGGGCATGGTGTGGCACGCGCACGACGTGCTGCTCGACCGCGCCGTCGCGGTCAAGGAGCTGATCCTGCCGTTCGGGCTCGACCACGCGGGCAAGCAGGTCGCCCACCGGCGCATGCTGCGCGAGGCCAGGTCGGCCGCGCGGCTGACGCACCCCGGCATCGTGACCGTGCACGACGTGGTCGAGGAGGACGGCCGGCCGTGGATCGTCATGGAACTGGTCCGCGCGTGGTCCCTTGAGCAGGCCGTCCGGCAGAGCGGCCCGCTGCCCGTCCTCCAGGTCGCCGAGATCGGCATCCGGGTGCTGGACGCGCTCCGGCACGCGCACGCGGCCGGGATCCTGCACCGCGACGTCAAGCCGGGCAACGTGCTGCTCACCTCCGACCGGGTGGTGCTGACCGACTTCGGCATCGCCGCCATCGAGGGTGACGTCACCATCACCCAGACCGGGCTGCTCATGGGGTCGCCCGCCTACGTGCCACCGGAGCGGCTGTCCGGCCAGCCGATCACGCAGGCGGCCGACCTGTGGTCGTTCGGCGCGACGCTGTACGCGGCCGTGGAGGGGCGGCCGCCGTACGAGGGGCCCGACGCGATCGCGGTGCTCGGCGCGGTGCTGACGCAGGAGCCGACCAGGCCGGAACGCGCCGGCGGGCTGCTGCCCGTCATCGAGGGGCTGCTGCGCAAGAACCCGGCCGAACGGCTGACCGCCGAGCAGGTCGGCGACGCCCTCGAACGGGTGCTGCACGTCCACGGCTCCGCGCGGCCGCGCACCCCCGACGCCCCTGCGCCGCTGCCGAGCCGGCAGGACCTGCCGGCCGGGCTGCCGGAGGCGCCGTCGGGGCCGATGCCGTCGCGGATCGTGGAGACGCCGTCCGGGCCGGTGCGGGTGCCGTACGACCCGCTGGAGGGGCAGTCGGACGGGTACGAGGGACTGTCCGGGGCCGCGGCCGGCCCCGCGGAACGATTCGACGCGTTCGCGAGCGCGTCGGGGCCGCTGCGCCTGCCCGAGTCGCCCGACGGCCCGCACGAACCGGGCCGGGGACCGCTGACCGGCCCGCCGGGTGACCACGACCACACCACGGGCGGCTACCCGTCACGCGACCTCCCCTCCGGCGCCTACCCCTCGCAGGACCGCTCCTCCGGCGCGTACCCCTCACGCGACCTCCCCTCCGGGACCTACCCGTCGCACGATCTCGCCTCCGGCGCGTACCCATCGCGCGACCTCCCCTCCGGGACCTACCCCTCGCACGACCTCCCCTCAGGCGCGTACCCGTCGCACGACCTCACCTCCGGCGCGTACCCCTCGCAGGACCACGCCTCCGGCGCGTACCCCTCGCACGACCTCACCGCCGGCGCGAACCCGTCGCGGGACCCGTCCGCCGGGGCGCGTCCGGGGCCGGCCGGCGGTTCGCCGTTCGGCGCGTCGCCGGGGCTGCGGGTCGTACCGGACCTGCCACCGGACCCGCCCGTCTCCCCTGGCGCTCTCCCGGCCCCCGGCCGCCCCGGGACGGCCGGTTCGCCGCCGCCGATCCTGCCGCTGACCACCGGCAGCCGCGCCGCCCTGTGGCCGCTGCCCTCGGATGACGACCTGCGCAACCACTCGCGTGACCTGTCGCGCGAGGTCTCCGGTGGCCGCCTGGCCGCGCCGCCCTCCGCAGGCGACCGCCCGGCCAAGGGCAGGCGCGTACCCGGGGAGCAGGGCAACGGCTGGGTGCGCGACGGCAGGCCCACACCGCGCCTGATCGTCACCGCCGTCGCGGCCGTGAGCGCCGTCACCGCGGCCACGGTCTTCTTCGCCTTCTCCGGCGGCGACCCCGCCCCGCAGGCGGGCACCCCCTCGGCCAGCGCCGAGGCCCCGGCCCAGCCGCTGCAGGCGGTGGCCGTCCCGGACGGCTACAAGGAGCACGCCGCCGCGGGCTTCACCGCGGCCGTGCCCGACGGCTGGAAGGCGACGACGTCCGGGGACGAGGCCACGTTCACCGGCCCGAAGGACTCGGGCGTGCGCTTCCTCGTCCAGCAGGCCACGCCCCAGCCCGACGGCGGCCTGGCCGAGCTGACCCGCGCCGAGGCGGACGGCGGCGTCGAGAGCTACATCCAGGTACGGCTGCAGGCCGCGCAGTTCCGCACCTGGAAGGCGGCTGACTGGGAGTACACCTACACCCGGTCCAACGGCGTCCCGATGCACGCCATGACCCGCTACGTCACCATCGACGACGGCACCGCCTTCAAGATCACGTTCGACATGCCGGAGCTGGCCTGGGACGACCAGGCCGAGGCGCGCAAGGTCTTCCTCGACACCTTCCGCCAGACCACGTGA
- a CDS encoding MOSC domain-containing protein, with translation MRLASIHRYPVKSTTGHALARAEVEPWGLAGDRRHLVVDEHGAMLTARKHPRLLACVPELDGDTLVLTGPHAPPLRVVPTAGRSTVEVWRNQVELTDCGDEAAAWLSALLDRPARLAWLDDPTRRPVNPDYARDGDRVSLADAFPLLLTTTASLHRLDDWIAETAAERGEEPPTPLDMRRFRPNVVVDGVETPFDEDSWKRVRIGEVDFRVAKGCDRCVLPTIDPVTLAPGKEPTRTLARHRRWDGKVWFGVNLIPDARGVIAQGDPVTVL, from the coding sequence ATGAGGCTGGCCAGTATCCACCGCTATCCGGTCAAGTCGACCACCGGGCACGCCCTCGCGCGGGCCGAGGTGGAGCCCTGGGGGCTGGCCGGTGACCGGCGCCACCTCGTCGTGGACGAGCACGGCGCGATGCTGACCGCGCGCAAGCACCCCCGGCTGCTGGCCTGCGTTCCGGAGCTGGACGGCGACACGCTCGTCCTCACCGGCCCGCACGCGCCGCCGCTGCGGGTCGTCCCCACGGCAGGCCGGTCCACGGTGGAGGTCTGGCGTAACCAGGTCGAGCTCACCGACTGCGGCGACGAGGCCGCCGCGTGGCTGTCGGCGCTGCTCGACCGGCCCGCCCGGCTCGCCTGGCTGGACGACCCCACCCGCCGGCCGGTCAACCCGGACTACGCGCGCGACGGCGACCGTGTCAGCCTGGCCGACGCCTTTCCGCTCCTGCTGACCACGACGGCCTCGCTCCACCGGCTCGACGACTGGATCGCCGAGACCGCCGCCGAACGCGGCGAAGAGCCGCCCACGCCGCTGGACATGCGCCGGTTCCGGCCGAACGTGGTGGTGGACGGCGTGGAGACGCCGTTCGACGAGGACTCCTGGAAGCGGGTCCGGATCGGCGAGGTGGACTTCCGGGTGGCCAAGGGCTGCGACCGGTGCGTCCTGCCGACGATCGACCCCGTCACGCTCGCCCCGGGCAAGGAGCCGACCCGCACCCTCGCCCGGCACCGCAGGTGGGACGGCAAGGTGTGGTTCGGCGTCAACCTCATCCCCGACGCGCGCGGCGTCATCGCGCAGGGCGACCCGGTCACCGTCCTCTGA
- a CDS encoding MFS transporter has product MTSAPTKSAVSSNDRIRTVQRRTLTVLSAAQIVGGVGVAVGLALSSVVVDELSGSTVISGFAGTATVLGAALLALPTAKAAGRGGRRMGLALAYVAALLGCALSVAAITIHNWPLLLAGLVLVGGGSAGNLAARYSATDLSPRGHAGRHLSLVVWAATVGSVAGPNLAEPADRIGVDAGLVAKAGPFAFAALAFALALLIIVAGLRPDPLKLARERDGAPPASATGRRTLRRAWKTLRATPMARKALVTIAVSHTAMVSVMSMTPVKLHHDGSNLDVIGLVISLHIAGMYVMSPVVGWLADKAGTVPVLLIGMSLLLAAAVLAGTAGHDVRQITAALVLLGLGWSCGLVAGSALVSESVAVEGRTAVQGLSDLLMNVCGATGTVAAGAIVDRLSYGTLGMVVGVMVAATGLWLAATHRRAA; this is encoded by the coding sequence GTGACGAGCGCCCCCACGAAGTCAGCAGTTTCGTCCAACGACCGCATCCGCACCGTCCAGCGCCGCACCCTGACCGTGCTGTCGGCCGCGCAGATCGTGGGAGGCGTCGGCGTCGCCGTGGGCCTGGCGCTCAGCTCCGTGGTGGTGGACGAGCTGTCCGGGTCCACGGTCATCAGCGGGTTCGCGGGCACCGCCACCGTGCTGGGCGCGGCGCTGCTGGCGCTCCCCACGGCCAAGGCGGCCGGGCGGGGCGGCCGGCGGATGGGCCTGGCGCTGGCGTACGTGGCGGCGCTGCTGGGCTGCGCGCTGTCCGTCGCCGCCATCACGATCCACAACTGGCCGCTGCTGCTGGCCGGGCTGGTGCTGGTGGGCGGCGGGAGCGCGGGCAACCTGGCGGCGCGCTACTCGGCGACCGACCTGTCACCGCGGGGACACGCCGGCCGGCACCTGTCGCTGGTGGTGTGGGCGGCCACCGTCGGCTCCGTCGCCGGGCCGAACCTGGCCGAGCCGGCCGACCGCATCGGCGTGGACGCGGGCCTGGTGGCGAAGGCGGGGCCGTTCGCGTTCGCCGCGCTGGCGTTCGCCCTCGCCCTGCTGATCATCGTGGCCGGGCTGCGGCCCGACCCGCTCAAGCTGGCGCGCGAGCGCGACGGCGCGCCGCCCGCGTCGGCGACCGGGCGCAGGACGCTCCGGCGGGCCTGGAAGACGTTGCGCGCCACGCCGATGGCCCGCAAGGCGCTGGTCACGATCGCGGTCAGCCACACCGCGATGGTCTCGGTCATGTCGATGACGCCGGTCAAGCTGCACCACGACGGGTCCAACCTGGACGTCATCGGCCTGGTGATCAGCCTGCACATCGCCGGCATGTACGTCATGTCGCCGGTGGTCGGCTGGCTGGCCGACAAGGCGGGGACGGTGCCGGTGCTGCTGATCGGCATGTCGCTGCTGCTGGCCGCCGCGGTCCTGGCCGGCACGGCGGGCCACGACGTCCGGCAGATCACCGCGGCGCTGGTGCTGCTGGGACTCGGCTGGTCGTGCGGGCTGGTGGCGGGGTCGGCACTGGTCAGCGAGTCGGTGGCGGTCGAGGGGCGGACCGCGGTGCAGGGACTGTCGGACCTGCTGATGAACGTCTGCGGCGCCACCGGCACGGTCGCCGCGGGCGCCATCGTGGACCGCCTCTCGTACGGCACGCTCGGCATGGTGGTCGGCGTGATGGTGGCGGCGACCGGCCTCTGGCTCGCCGCCACGCACCGCCGCGCCGCCTGA
- a CDS encoding bifunctional 3'-5' exonuclease/DNA polymerase, translated as MYVVLAGETVLPVPSAPAGVTGPAPAGEGAVRRPAHLARAVRELEAGAGPAAVSGGGPPAGRPRWVWADTREAYPPLLDAGVRVSRCHDLALTEGLLLACEGRHGEPRSARAAHARLHGRPVPDEQPSMPGTLFAPEPLDAPAVAEVLADQLRRVEALPDPGRFRLLVAAESAGALIAAEMGHDGMPWRRDVHDALLTELLGPRPVHGMRPARLQALADEVAAAFGHVVNPDSVQQLVKAFKGAGVALKTTRSGELRRLDHPAVEPLLAYKELARLHSFHGWAWADQWVRGGRFRPEYVVGGVVSGRWATSGGGALQIPKVMRRVVVADDGWTLIVADAAQLEPRVLAAMAGDVGLARAAGEIDLYSALAQAFGGDRDNAKIAMLSAMYGGTSGDAPKLLAMMRQRFPQAYRFVEDAAKAGEDGRLVRSWLGRTSPPPSERWKELVAGPEGGRAARDRGRFTRNFVVQATAAEWALALMAVLRGLLPEPARLVFFQHDEVMVHCPLDQAQEVIDAVSAAAAEATRLMFGATPVRFPMEAVAVTCYADAK; from the coding sequence GTGTACGTGGTGCTGGCGGGAGAGACCGTCCTCCCGGTTCCCTCCGCCCCTGCGGGTGTCACGGGCCCGGCCCCGGCCGGAGAGGGCGCGGTCCGGCGGCCCGCCCACCTGGCGCGGGCCGTCCGCGAGCTGGAGGCGGGGGCCGGTCCGGCCGCGGTGTCCGGAGGCGGGCCGCCGGCCGGGCGGCCGCGATGGGTGTGGGCCGACACCCGCGAGGCCTACCCGCCGCTGCTCGACGCGGGCGTGCGCGTCTCGCGCTGCCACGACCTCGCGCTCACCGAGGGGCTGCTGCTCGCCTGCGAGGGCCGCCACGGCGAGCCCCGCTCGGCCAGGGCGGCCCACGCCCGGCTCCACGGGCGGCCGGTGCCCGACGAGCAGCCCAGCATGCCCGGCACGCTGTTCGCCCCCGAGCCGCTCGACGCTCCCGCCGTCGCCGAGGTGCTGGCCGACCAGCTCCGGCGCGTCGAGGCGCTGCCCGACCCGGGGCGGTTCCGGCTGCTGGTCGCCGCCGAGTCGGCGGGGGCGCTGATCGCCGCCGAGATGGGCCACGACGGCATGCCCTGGCGGCGTGACGTGCACGACGCGTTGCTGACCGAGCTGCTCGGGCCGCGCCCCGTGCACGGCATGCGCCCGGCCAGGCTGCAGGCGCTGGCCGACGAGGTGGCGGCCGCCTTCGGCCACGTGGTCAACCCCGACTCGGTGCAGCAGCTCGTCAAGGCGTTCAAGGGCGCGGGCGTGGCGCTCAAGACCACCCGGTCCGGGGAGCTCAGGCGGCTCGACCATCCCGCCGTCGAGCCGCTGCTGGCCTACAAGGAGCTGGCGCGCCTGCACAGCTTCCACGGCTGGGCCTGGGCCGACCAGTGGGTGCGCGGCGGGCGGTTCCGGCCCGAATACGTGGTGGGCGGCGTGGTCTCCGGCCGCTGGGCCACCTCGGGCGGTGGGGCGCTGCAGATCCCCAAGGTGATGCGGCGCGTCGTCGTGGCCGACGACGGCTGGACCCTCATCGTCGCCGACGCCGCACAGCTGGAGCCCCGGGTGCTCGCCGCGATGGCCGGCGACGTGGGGCTGGCCAGGGCGGCGGGCGAGATCGACCTCTACTCCGCGCTGGCCCAGGCGTTCGGCGGCGACCGCGACAACGCCAAGATCGCGATGCTGTCCGCCATGTACGGCGGCACCAGCGGCGACGCCCCCAAGCTGCTGGCGATGATGCGCCAGCGCTTTCCCCAGGCCTACCGGTTCGTCGAGGACGCCGCCAAGGCCGGCGAGGATGGCCGGCTGGTGCGCTCCTGGCTCGGGCGCACCAGCCCGCCGCCGTCCGAGCGGTGGAAGGAGCTCGTCGCCGGGCCCGAGGGCGGCCGGGCGGCGCGCGACCGCGGCCGCTTCACCCGCAACTTCGTCGTCCAGGCGACCGCCGCCGAGTGGGCGCTGGCGCTGATGGCGGTGCTGCGCGGGCTGCTGCCCGAGCCGGCCCGGCTGGTGTTCTTCCAGCACGACGAGGTCATGGTGCACTGCCCGCTCGACCAGGCGCAGGAGGTGATCGACGCCGTCTCGGCGGCGGCCGCCGAGGCGACGCGGCTGATGTTCGGCGCGACACCGGTGCGCTTCCCGATGGAGGCCGTCGCGGTCACCTGCTACGCCGACGCCAAGTGA
- a CDS encoding metallophosphoesterase family protein: MVDVAAERGKQLSSRVSEEGAGWRCQQIGTFERLRPHRRGFTWLSPRTLWRSRNEIVAGLLGDPSGEVRERWVTGQQARGADPGQRIRPGLGESFDFLLLGDTGEGDASQYAVVPGMLRAGEGTAFAVVASDVVYPAGSGNEYGDKFFRPYQDYPAPIYAIPGNHDWYDGLGGFMRVFCDAPALRPEPDSGWLRGVLWRKPEPVDETRLAEARKLRAQPAQQAAGPAAQPGPYWVIESDSLLIVGVDTGIRNTIDRRQAAWLREVSRDPRPKVLLTGKPIYTGNVHKPSSLEDGGTIDDIVRDPAHRYVAAIGGDVHNYQRYPVRVGDRVIQYVVSGGGGAFMHATHTIRRVDVAGVREDDFRCYPLRGDSLSFYSHIYARRLRMKWLSLTPAEAACVTAQHVGNTPVRPVEGPVRITRRMRWAARLLGAWPWPFRLPVDRVFQQYLSELSDWDEPPFFKQFLRLSVTPQTLTIRCFAATGCLAQEVEPPVEDEVVISLS, from the coding sequence ATGGTGGACGTCGCGGCCGAACGTGGAAAGCAGCTCTCCTCCCGGGTCTCGGAGGAGGGCGCCGGATGGCGCTGTCAGCAGATCGGCACGTTCGAACGGCTCAGACCCCATCGGCGGGGCTTCACCTGGCTCAGCCCGCGCACCCTGTGGCGCTCACGCAACGAGATCGTCGCCGGCCTGTTAGGCGACCCCTCGGGCGAGGTGCGCGAGCGGTGGGTCACCGGGCAGCAGGCGCGCGGCGCCGACCCCGGGCAGCGCATCCGCCCCGGCCTCGGCGAGAGCTTCGACTTCCTGCTGCTGGGCGACACGGGCGAGGGCGACGCCTCCCAGTACGCCGTGGTGCCCGGCATGCTCAGGGCGGGGGAGGGCACGGCGTTCGCCGTCGTGGCCAGCGACGTCGTCTATCCGGCGGGATCGGGCAACGAGTACGGCGACAAGTTCTTCCGGCCGTACCAGGACTATCCGGCCCCCATCTACGCCATCCCCGGCAACCACGACTGGTACGACGGCCTGGGCGGTTTCATGCGCGTCTTCTGCGACGCCCCCGCGCTGCGGCCGGAGCCCGACAGCGGATGGCTGCGCGGGGTGCTGTGGCGCAAGCCCGAGCCCGTCGACGAGACGCGGCTGGCCGAGGCGCGCAAGCTGCGGGCGCAACCGGCCCAGCAGGCGGCCGGGCCGGCCGCGCAGCCGGGACCGTACTGGGTGATCGAGAGCGACAGCCTGCTCATCGTCGGCGTCGACACCGGCATCCGCAACACGATCGACCGGCGGCAGGCGGCGTGGCTGCGCGAGGTGTCGCGCGACCCGCGGCCGAAGGTCCTCCTCACCGGCAAGCCCATCTACACCGGCAACGTCCACAAGCCGTCGTCGCTGGAGGACGGCGGCACGATCGACGACATCGTGCGCGACCCGGCCCACCGCTACGTCGCCGCGATCGGCGGCGACGTGCACAACTACCAGCGCTATCCGGTGCGGGTGGGCGACCGGGTGATCCAGTACGTCGTCTCCGGCGGCGGCGGGGCGTTCATGCACGCCACCCACACCATCCGGCGGGTGGACGTGGCGGGCGTGCGGGAGGACGACTTCAGGTGCTACCCGCTGCGCGGCGACTCGCTGTCGTTCTACAGCCACATCTACGCCCGGCGGCTGCGGATGAAGTGGCTCTCACTCACCCCGGCCGAGGCCGCCTGTGTCACTGCCCAGCACGTCGGCAACACCCCGGTCCGTCCCGTCGAGGGCCCGGTGCGGATCACCCGCCGCATGCGGTGGGCGGCGCGACTGCTCGGGGCCTGGCCGTGGCCGTTCCGGCTGCCGGTGGACAGGGTGTTCCAGCAGTATCTGTCCGAGCTCTCCGACTGGGACGAGCCGCCGTTCTTCAAGCAGTTCCTGCGGCTGTCGGTGACGCCGCAGACGCTGACCATCCGCTGCTTCGCCGCGACCGGCTGCCTGGCGCAGGAGGTGGAGCCGCCGGTGGAGGACGAGGTCGTCATCAGTCTGTCGTAG
- a CDS encoding tetratricopeptide repeat protein produces MARNGSDDATRRDLQEVDAIEGLLAYAQTRSRWSRAAVGSVREAVRRSRALAGADPGRHTPLLARSLRAAAWLMLKRGRPGEALPPAAEAVALTRPAGGAPLVVCLVCLGDVYRALRRYDEAAAAHREAETTARADPG; encoded by the coding sequence ATGGCCCGGAACGGTTCGGACGATGCGACGCGGCGAGACCTCCAGGAGGTGGACGCCATCGAGGGGCTGCTGGCGTACGCCCAGACGCGGTCACGCTGGAGCCGCGCCGCCGTGGGGAGCGTCAGGGAGGCGGTCCGGCGCAGCCGGGCGCTGGCGGGCGCCGACCCCGGCAGGCACACCCCGCTGCTCGCCCGCTCGCTGCGGGCGGCGGCCTGGCTGATGCTCAAGCGGGGGCGGCCCGGCGAGGCGCTGCCGCCGGCGGCGGAGGCGGTCGCGCTCACCAGGCCGGCGGGCGGGGCGCCGCTGGTGGTCTGCCTGGTGTGCCTGGGTGACGTCTACCGGGCGCTGCGCCGCTACGACGAGGCGGCGGCGGCCCACCGGGAGGCCGAGACGACGGCCCGCGCCGACCCGGGCTGA